From Streptomyces sp. Edi4, one genomic window encodes:
- a CDS encoding Fur family transcriptional regulator — protein sequence MSDLLERLRGRGWRMTAQRRVVAEVLDGDHVHLTADEVHARAAERLPEISRATVYNTLGELVTLGEILEVATDRRAKRYDPNAHRPHQHLVCAQCGAIRDVHPQGNPLADLPDTERFGFTIAAVEVTYRGTCPNCAAA from the coding sequence ATGAGTGACCTACTGGAACGACTGCGCGGCCGTGGCTGGCGCATGACCGCGCAGCGGCGCGTCGTGGCCGAGGTCCTTGACGGCGACCACGTCCATCTGACGGCGGACGAGGTGCACGCGCGGGCCGCGGAGCGACTGCCGGAGATTTCCCGGGCGACGGTCTACAACACGCTGGGCGAGCTGGTGACGCTCGGCGAGATCCTCGAGGTCGCCACCGACCGCCGCGCCAAGCGCTACGACCCGAACGCGCACCGGCCCCATCAGCACCTGGTCTGCGCCCAGTGCGGCGCGATCCGCGACGTCCACCCGCAGGGCAACCCCCTGGCGGACCTGCCCGACACCGAGCGCTTCGGCTTCACGATCGCGGCCGTCGAGGTCACCTACCGGGGCACCTGCCCCAACTGCGCCGCGGCCTGA